Proteins from a single region of Nomia melanderi isolate GNS246 chromosome 11, iyNomMela1, whole genome shotgun sequence:
- the MFS3 gene encoding major facilitator superfamily transporter 3 isoform X1 yields MTGKNISKDSKGIGLPARYLMAVMGSIGLAIIYGFKVNVSVAIVAMVNHTAVKQSTLHEIKSENATAITTMDECQHDGLSLNTTKNIVEDGPFVWNEPLQGLILSSYFWGYMVSLLPGGRMAELLSAKWVMNGSVLLNVVASILSPVAAQLHYSLFIVMRFIQGIGGGVTFPAMHVMVAKWAPPNERSVLASIVYAGTALGTVISILLTGILAANFEWVWIFYIEGALCLIWCTAWWIMIEDSPEKQTRFISQEEKNYIMESLGHTKDDNEEKQTLLVPWREVVRSKPFMAILIAHFCSNFGWYMLLIELPTFMNQILKFDMSSNAGLSSMPFLCMWLFTMVLSKTLAIMQGKKWITVTVSRKIGTLFSSFVPMICLIGVSYVGCNRALAVTLMTIGVTCIGGMYSGFLSNHIDIAPNFAGTLVAITNCVATIPGFVVPIFVGKLTHGNQTIGAWRIIFFTTVVLYIIEMLVYTIFGSGEEQPWNKTKPTDEETSDQTLPLKEDVKK; encoded by the exons ATGACCGGGAAAAACATTTCTAAAG aCAGCAAAGGTATCGGGTTACCTGCACGGTACCTGATGGCAGTAATGGGTTCTATTGGGCTGGCTATTATTTATGGGTTCAAGGTAAATGTAAGCGTGGCGATAGTAGCTATGGTAAACCACACAGCTGTAAAGCAGTCTACGCTGCATGAAATCAAATCGGAGAATGCAACTGCAATTACAACGATGGATGAATGTCAACACGATGGTCTGTCTCTTAACACgacgaaaaatatcgtcgag GATGGTCCCTTTGTATGGAATGAACCATTGCAAGGTCTAATTTTGTCCTCATATTTTTGGGGATACATGGTATCTCTGCTTCCGGGTGGTAGAATGGCTGAACTATTGTCCGCGAAATGGGTAATGAATGGATCTGTACTTCTAAACGTAGTGGCGTCCATATTGTCACCTGTTGCTGCACAACTCCACTACTCCCTTTTCATTGTGATGAGATTCATTCAAGGAATCGGTGGA GGTGTAACATTTCCTGCTATGCACGTTATGGTTGCTAAATGGGCTCCACCGAATGAAAGAAGTGTGCTCGCTTCAATCGTTTATGCag gaACCGCACTTGGCACTGTAATTTCTATACTGTTAACGGGAATATTAGCCGCAAATTTCGAGTGGGTGTGGATATTCTATATAGAAGGGGCACTCTGTTTAATTTGGTGTACTGCCTGGTGGATAATGATCGAGGACAGCCCGGAAAAACAAACGAGATTTATTAGCCAAGAAGAAAAGAACTACATCATGGAATCTTTGGGACATACGAAAGATGATAATGAGGAAAAACAG ACGTTACTAGTACCATGGAGGGAAGTAGTCAGATCGAAACCATTTATGGCAATTTTAATTGCTCATTTCTGTAGTAATTTTGGCTGGTACATGTTACTCATTGAATTGCCTACTTTTatgaatcaaatattaaaattcgacATGAGTTCA AACGCTGGACTTTCTTCTATGCCGTTTTTATGTATGTGGCTCTTTACTATGGTACTTAGCAAAACTTTAGCTATCATGCAGGGAAAGAAATGGATCACTGTTACGGTATCAAGAAAAATCGGAACATTATTTt CATCGTTTGTTCCCATGATTTGCCTAATAGGAGTTTCATACGTTGGGTGTAATAGAGCATTAGCTGTCACATTAATGACTATTGGTGTTACTTGCATTGGTGGAATGTACAGTGGATTTCTATCAAATCATATTGATATTGCACCGAATTTTGCCGGTACTCTCGTTGCCATTACAAATTGCGTTGCTACTATACCTGGGTTTGTAGTACCAATATTTGTTGGAAAGTTGACGCATGGAAAT CAAACTATAGGAGCCTGGAGGATCATATTTTTCACAACTGTAGTATTGTACATAATAGAAATGTTAGTATATACTATTTTTGGAAGCGGTGAAGAACAACCTTGGAATAAAACTAAACCAACCGATGAAGAAACAAGTGATCAAACGTTACCGCTAAAAGAAGatgttaaaaaataa
- the MFS3 gene encoding major facilitator superfamily transporter 3 isoform X2, with product MFGKPDSKGIGLPARYLMAVMGSIGLAIIYGFKVNVSVAIVAMVNHTAVKQSTLHEIKSENATAITTMDECQHDGLSLNTTKNIVEDGPFVWNEPLQGLILSSYFWGYMVSLLPGGRMAELLSAKWVMNGSVLLNVVASILSPVAAQLHYSLFIVMRFIQGIGGGVTFPAMHVMVAKWAPPNERSVLASIVYAGTALGTVISILLTGILAANFEWVWIFYIEGALCLIWCTAWWIMIEDSPEKQTRFISQEEKNYIMESLGHTKDDNEEKQTLLVPWREVVRSKPFMAILIAHFCSNFGWYMLLIELPTFMNQILKFDMSSNAGLSSMPFLCMWLFTMVLSKTLAIMQGKKWITVTVSRKIGTLFSSFVPMICLIGVSYVGCNRALAVTLMTIGVTCIGGMYSGFLSNHIDIAPNFAGTLVAITNCVATIPGFVVPIFVGKLTHGNQTIGAWRIIFFTTVVLYIIEMLVYTIFGSGEEQPWNKTKPTDEETSDQTLPLKEDVKK from the exons ATGTTTGGGAAACCAG aCAGCAAAGGTATCGGGTTACCTGCACGGTACCTGATGGCAGTAATGGGTTCTATTGGGCTGGCTATTATTTATGGGTTCAAGGTAAATGTAAGCGTGGCGATAGTAGCTATGGTAAACCACACAGCTGTAAAGCAGTCTACGCTGCATGAAATCAAATCGGAGAATGCAACTGCAATTACAACGATGGATGAATGTCAACACGATGGTCTGTCTCTTAACACgacgaaaaatatcgtcgag GATGGTCCCTTTGTATGGAATGAACCATTGCAAGGTCTAATTTTGTCCTCATATTTTTGGGGATACATGGTATCTCTGCTTCCGGGTGGTAGAATGGCTGAACTATTGTCCGCGAAATGGGTAATGAATGGATCTGTACTTCTAAACGTAGTGGCGTCCATATTGTCACCTGTTGCTGCACAACTCCACTACTCCCTTTTCATTGTGATGAGATTCATTCAAGGAATCGGTGGA GGTGTAACATTTCCTGCTATGCACGTTATGGTTGCTAAATGGGCTCCACCGAATGAAAGAAGTGTGCTCGCTTCAATCGTTTATGCag gaACCGCACTTGGCACTGTAATTTCTATACTGTTAACGGGAATATTAGCCGCAAATTTCGAGTGGGTGTGGATATTCTATATAGAAGGGGCACTCTGTTTAATTTGGTGTACTGCCTGGTGGATAATGATCGAGGACAGCCCGGAAAAACAAACGAGATTTATTAGCCAAGAAGAAAAGAACTACATCATGGAATCTTTGGGACATACGAAAGATGATAATGAGGAAAAACAG ACGTTACTAGTACCATGGAGGGAAGTAGTCAGATCGAAACCATTTATGGCAATTTTAATTGCTCATTTCTGTAGTAATTTTGGCTGGTACATGTTACTCATTGAATTGCCTACTTTTatgaatcaaatattaaaattcgacATGAGTTCA AACGCTGGACTTTCTTCTATGCCGTTTTTATGTATGTGGCTCTTTACTATGGTACTTAGCAAAACTTTAGCTATCATGCAGGGAAAGAAATGGATCACTGTTACGGTATCAAGAAAAATCGGAACATTATTTt CATCGTTTGTTCCCATGATTTGCCTAATAGGAGTTTCATACGTTGGGTGTAATAGAGCATTAGCTGTCACATTAATGACTATTGGTGTTACTTGCATTGGTGGAATGTACAGTGGATTTCTATCAAATCATATTGATATTGCACCGAATTTTGCCGGTACTCTCGTTGCCATTACAAATTGCGTTGCTACTATACCTGGGTTTGTAGTACCAATATTTGTTGGAAAGTTGACGCATGGAAAT CAAACTATAGGAGCCTGGAGGATCATATTTTTCACAACTGTAGTATTGTACATAATAGAAATGTTAGTATATACTATTTTTGGAAGCGGTGAAGAACAACCTTGGAATAAAACTAAACCAACCGATGAAGAAACAAGTGATCAAACGTTACCGCTAAAAGAAGatgttaaaaaataa
- the MFS3 gene encoding major facilitator superfamily transporter 3 isoform X3, whose amino-acid sequence MAVMGSIGLAIIYGFKVNVSVAIVAMVNHTAVKQSTLHEIKSENATAITTMDECQHDGLSLNTTKNIVEDGPFVWNEPLQGLILSSYFWGYMVSLLPGGRMAELLSAKWVMNGSVLLNVVASILSPVAAQLHYSLFIVMRFIQGIGGGVTFPAMHVMVAKWAPPNERSVLASIVYAGTALGTVISILLTGILAANFEWVWIFYIEGALCLIWCTAWWIMIEDSPEKQTRFISQEEKNYIMESLGHTKDDNEEKQTLLVPWREVVRSKPFMAILIAHFCSNFGWYMLLIELPTFMNQILKFDMSSNAGLSSMPFLCMWLFTMVLSKTLAIMQGKKWITVTVSRKIGTLFSSFVPMICLIGVSYVGCNRALAVTLMTIGVTCIGGMYSGFLSNHIDIAPNFAGTLVAITNCVATIPGFVVPIFVGKLTHGNQTIGAWRIIFFTTVVLYIIEMLVYTIFGSGEEQPWNKTKPTDEETSDQTLPLKEDVKK is encoded by the exons ATGGCAGTAATGGGTTCTATTGGGCTGGCTATTATTTATGGGTTCAAGGTAAATGTAAGCGTGGCGATAGTAGCTATGGTAAACCACACAGCTGTAAAGCAGTCTACGCTGCATGAAATCAAATCGGAGAATGCAACTGCAATTACAACGATGGATGAATGTCAACACGATGGTCTGTCTCTTAACACgacgaaaaatatcgtcgag GATGGTCCCTTTGTATGGAATGAACCATTGCAAGGTCTAATTTTGTCCTCATATTTTTGGGGATACATGGTATCTCTGCTTCCGGGTGGTAGAATGGCTGAACTATTGTCCGCGAAATGGGTAATGAATGGATCTGTACTTCTAAACGTAGTGGCGTCCATATTGTCACCTGTTGCTGCACAACTCCACTACTCCCTTTTCATTGTGATGAGATTCATTCAAGGAATCGGTGGA GGTGTAACATTTCCTGCTATGCACGTTATGGTTGCTAAATGGGCTCCACCGAATGAAAGAAGTGTGCTCGCTTCAATCGTTTATGCag gaACCGCACTTGGCACTGTAATTTCTATACTGTTAACGGGAATATTAGCCGCAAATTTCGAGTGGGTGTGGATATTCTATATAGAAGGGGCACTCTGTTTAATTTGGTGTACTGCCTGGTGGATAATGATCGAGGACAGCCCGGAAAAACAAACGAGATTTATTAGCCAAGAAGAAAAGAACTACATCATGGAATCTTTGGGACATACGAAAGATGATAATGAGGAAAAACAG ACGTTACTAGTACCATGGAGGGAAGTAGTCAGATCGAAACCATTTATGGCAATTTTAATTGCTCATTTCTGTAGTAATTTTGGCTGGTACATGTTACTCATTGAATTGCCTACTTTTatgaatcaaatattaaaattcgacATGAGTTCA AACGCTGGACTTTCTTCTATGCCGTTTTTATGTATGTGGCTCTTTACTATGGTACTTAGCAAAACTTTAGCTATCATGCAGGGAAAGAAATGGATCACTGTTACGGTATCAAGAAAAATCGGAACATTATTTt CATCGTTTGTTCCCATGATTTGCCTAATAGGAGTTTCATACGTTGGGTGTAATAGAGCATTAGCTGTCACATTAATGACTATTGGTGTTACTTGCATTGGTGGAATGTACAGTGGATTTCTATCAAATCATATTGATATTGCACCGAATTTTGCCGGTACTCTCGTTGCCATTACAAATTGCGTTGCTACTATACCTGGGTTTGTAGTACCAATATTTGTTGGAAAGTTGACGCATGGAAAT CAAACTATAGGAGCCTGGAGGATCATATTTTTCACAACTGTAGTATTGTACATAATAGAAATGTTAGTATATACTATTTTTGGAAGCGGTGAAGAACAACCTTGGAATAAAACTAAACCAACCGATGAAGAAACAAGTGATCAAACGTTACCGCTAAAAGAAGatgttaaaaaataa
- the l(2)10685 gene encoding 5-methylcytosine rRNA methyltransferase l(2)10685, which yields MAHLLAGLKLKEIVKISIRYKHGPNHWSVLKKKKTAKDKALDHFDEYYGSVYGESWEGIRAALLDEKTKYMAVVNNFSDVQRIQTELQLLGAIHLKSLYNVFKEDEKNYQNSEPTLSQDIENPMDDIIKNLQLSELESFYPNDHVLSQTSLTSEEDEEDNKSLIETNKPLQPVELQSIEKSLNEIDIDNDRLIQSSSDQSMLYEYVPATKLKGLNDYVLESDYYNFYNKGADFKINIVEESTLPFPEHLHVYTFEDNNYTRFPSPKLGSTGVLDYYLFDGGSILPVLALDIKLGDVVLDMCAAPGGKALAILQTLMPRVLVANDVMESRVNKLNNVVRQYMLNASKLGNMLYVTENDARYIDDTNVFNKILVDVPCTTDRHMVHSVENNMFKPTRLKERINLPNVQSSILMNALKLVKVGGTVVYATCSLSPIQNDGVVQVALKNVWEETTSVMVVKDMSKALSPLKCLYQFANIGLKYGHIVVPTHENNWGPMYFCKIERIQ from the exons ATGGCACATTTACTGGCCGGATTGAAATTGAAGGAGATAGTAAAAATATCGATTAGATACAAGCACGGACCGAATCATTGG tctgtgttaaagaaaaagaaaactgctAAAGATAAAGCATTGGATCATTTCGATGAGTATTATGGCTCAGTTTATGGGGAATCATGGGAAGGCATACGAGCCGCTTTATTAGATGAGAAAACTAAATATATGGCAGTGGTTAATAATTTTAGTGATGTACAAAGAATACAAACAGAGTTACAA TTATTAGGTGCAATACACTTAAAATCGTTGTACAATGTTTTTAAAGAAGATGAAAAGAATTACCAAAACTCTGAACCTACTCTATCACAGGATATAGAAAATCCAATGgatgatattataaaaaaccTTCAATTATCAGAATTAGAATCCTTTTATCCTAATGATCATGTTCTCTCGCAAACATCATTAACATCAgaggaagatgaagaagatAACAAGTCGTTGATCGAAACAAATAAGCCATTACAACCTGTAGAATTACAGTCTATAGAAaaaagtttaaatgaaattgatattgataATGATCGTCTTATTCAATCATCTTCAGACCAGTCTATGCTTTATGAATATGTGCCTGCTACAAAATTAAAGG GTTTGAATGATTATGTGCTAGAAtctgattattataatttttataacaaaggaGCTGACTTCAAGATAAATATTGTTGAAGAATCTACTTTACCATTTCCAGAACACTTACATGTATATACTtttgaagataataattatACCAGATTCCCATCTCCTAAATTGGGGTCCACTGGTGTTTTAG attattatttgtttgatGGTGGATCAATATTACCCGTTTTAGCTCTTGACATTAAATTAGGTGATGTTGTGCTCGATATGTGTGCTGCACCAGGTGGTAAAGCTTTAGCTATTTTACAAACTCTTATGCCACGTGTACTGGTTGCTAATGATGTTATGGAATCTagagtaaacaaattaaataacgtTGTGAGACAATATATGTTGAATGCTTCCAAGTTAGGAAATATGTTATATGTAACAGAAAATGATGCTCGATATATTGATGACACAAATGTGTTTAACAaa aTTCTAGTTGATGTACCTTGTACAACGGATAGACACATGGTACATTCTGTCgaaaataatatgtttaaaCCTACTAGACTCAAGGAAAGGATAAATCTTCCAAACGTCCAATCTAGTATTTTAAT gaaTGCACTAAAACTAGTGAAAGTTGGAGGTACTGTTGTTTATGCAACATGTTCTCTTAGTCCTATTCAAAATGATGGCGTTGTGCAAGTAGCATTGAAAAACGTCTGGGAGGAAACTACATCTGTTATGGTTGTgaa AGATATGTCAAAAGCTTTATCAcctttaaaatgtttataccaGTTTGCAAATATAGGACTGAAGTATGGTCATATTGTTGTTCCTACGCATGAAAACAATTGGGGACCtatgtatttttgtaaaatcgAAAGGATACAATAA
- the LOC116435240 gene encoding sperm flagellar protein 1: protein MSVTSTVNDNLEEIYVWIEQMTFSKPKKNLSRDFSDGVFMAELLKKYYPRHVDIHNYIPGNSIAKKVENWCTLNRKVLSKLNIKLKKDVINQLANSQPGIIEQVLSALREKILRDCNADRADLYSEFEDTEKGEIVKSVLDDEEVANKTVPRHVFVRLKKELEEKNDVINTLQQKITHLESLMKFKDQRIADLSVQIPKPIEHSITSRPDRDCY, encoded by the exons atGAGTGTGACGTCGACAGTTAATGATAATCTTGAGGAAATTTATGTTTGGATCGAGCAAATGACATTTtcaaaaccaaagaaaaatctTTCTCGAGATTTCTCTGACGGtg tttttatggcggaattgttaaaaaaatattatcctAGACACGTTGACATACACAATTATATACCTGGAAATAGCATTGCGAAAAAGGTGGAAAATTGGTGTACTCTGAATCGTAAGGTTTTGTCCAAACTTAATATAAAGCTGAAGAAAGATGTGATTAACCAATTAGCTAATTCACAACCGGGCATTATCGAACAAGTTTTGAGTGCTTTAcgagaaaaaatattaagagATTGTAACGCAGATAGAGCTGATTTATACTCTGAATTTGAGGATACTGAAAAAGGAG AGATTGTTAAGTCTGTACTTGATGACGAGGAAGTAGCGAATAAAACTGTACCACGACATGTATTTGTTCGACTGAAAAAAGAATTAGAGGAGAAGAATGATGTTATCAACACTCTTCAACAAAAAATAACTCATCTTGAATCCTTAATGAAGTTTAAAGATCAAAGAATTGCAGATCTTTCTGTACAAATACCAAAACCTATAGAACATTCTATAACATCAAGACCTGATAGAGACTGTTATTAA
- the LSm3 gene encoding U6 snRNA-associated Sm-like protein LSm3, translated as MADESEQVPAINVKEPLDLLRLSLDERIYVKMRNERELRGRLHAYDQHLNMVLGEAEETVTTVEIDEETYEEVYRTTKRNISMLFVRGDGVILVSPPSMRAPI; from the exons aTGGCTGATGAGTCTGAGCAA gTTCCGGCGATAAATGTTAAAGAACCCTTGGATCTTTTAAGATTAAGTCTTGATGAACGTATATATGTTAAAATGAGAAACGAAAGAGAACTCAGGGGGAGGTTACAT GCTTATGATCAACATTTAAATATGGTATTGGGAGAAGCCGAAGAAACAGTAACGACAGTAGAAATTGACGAAGAAACATACGAAGAAGTTTATCGTACTACAAAAAGGAATATATCAATGTTATTCGTCCGTGGTGATGGTGTAATATTGGTTTCTCCACCCAGCATGAGAGCTCCAATATAA